One region of Thermococcus sp. MAR1 genomic DNA includes:
- a CDS encoding GbsR/MarR family transcriptional regulator — protein MGVDEAKKVIMDHFAGAARRFGFNELYGYIYGVLFLAREPMSLGEIAEATGYSLSHVSTALKFMERIGLVVRIKKPGDKKAYYKATKLLKDWRQAAYYGKIMEDIQQTRANLERALKELEGEESEEAESIRESITFAMRRNALAERILKFLIEHRDEEVLERLINCLEST, from the coding sequence ATGGGTGTGGACGAGGCCAAGAAGGTAATCATGGATCATTTTGCTGGAGCAGCGAGAAGGTTCGGTTTCAACGAGCTTTACGGTTACATATACGGGGTTCTTTTTCTGGCCAGGGAACCGATGAGCTTGGGCGAGATTGCCGAAGCAACTGGATATTCCCTCTCCCACGTGAGCACCGCCCTCAAGTTCATGGAGCGCATAGGGCTGGTTGTAAGGATCAAGAAGCCCGGAGATAAGAAGGCCTACTACAAGGCCACAAAGCTCCTGAAGGACTGGCGCCAGGCTGCTTACTACGGAAAGATAATGGAGGACATACAGCAGACGAGGGCCAACCTTGAGAGAGCGTTGAAGGAGCTTGAGGGCGAGGAAAGCGAGGAAGCGGAGTCGATACGTGAGAGCATTACGTTCGCGATGAGGAGGAACGCCCTTGCCGAGAGGATTCTGAAGTTCCTGATCGAGCACAGGGACGAGGAGGTTCTTGAGAGACTCATAAACTGTCTTGAATCCACTTGA